Proteins from a genomic interval of Zingiber officinale cultivar Zhangliang chromosome 2A, Zo_v1.1, whole genome shotgun sequence:
- the LOC122042622 gene encoding uncharacterized protein LOC122042622 yields MEGAASLVLPLIGIVAVAAATFYAVSFTELREKSFRDLDEAEEKGSGGGGFRSSASSRERRARRKAEKEARK; encoded by the exons ATGGAAGGAGCCGCTTCGTTGGTTCTTCCGCTCATCGGAATCGTCGCCGTGGCCGCCGCCACCTTCTACGCTGTCAGCTTCACGGAGCTTCGCGAG AAGTCGTTCAGGGACTTGGACGAAGCAGAGGAGAAAGGAAGCGGCGGCGGCGGGTTCAGGTCCTCGGCGAGCTCCAGAGAGCGCAGAGCTAGAAGAAAAGCCGAGAAAGAAGCCAGGAAATGA
- the LOC122042621 gene encoding organic cation/carnitine transporter 2-like, which produces MADGAPLLPCYNSSESLDGLGNRPLAASTMVDDGTLESYVDDNCRSSQLLQAIFVSLAWAFDAQQTFISVFTDAEPAWHCTATTCSSSGSTPCGLPPGSWAWDSPAHASVVSEWSLQCAGSAVVGLPASAYFAGCLIGGLLLSTLADTVLGRKTMLFFSCFTMSLSAALTAVSPNLWAYAAMRFLCGCGRATVGTSSLVLSTEMVGKRWREKVSISSFFCFTLGFLSLPALAYLNRGASWRTLYLWTSIPCFFYSVLIYFWINESPRWLLVRGRRDEAIQALKRMAAAGDRNDAITSSFSKLIVEENASDVNVDVFSAMKMLCEKRWALRRLLATMSAGFGLGLLYYGMPLNVGNLDSDLYLSVTFNALAELPSSLITLFLIGRVNRKSSTVAFATASGAFSFACVAVTAEPWQMAAEVVSFFSACTAFNFLLIYCIELFPTCVRNSAIAMLRQAVVLGGVLAPMLVAEGRRRSFMSFGVFGVVVCSCGMFVACLPETRGRSMCDTMEEEESKQMKNASSNTP; this is translated from the coding sequence ATGGCCGACGGAGCTCCTCTTCTCCCTTGCTATAACTCCTCTGAGAGCCTAGATGGCCTTGGAAATCGGCCGCTCGCGGCTTCGACAATGGTCGATGATGGCACTCTCGAGAGCTACGTCGACGACAATTGCAGGTCCTCCCAACTCCTCCAAGCCATCTTCGTGTCCTTGGCGTGGGCCTTCGACGCCCAGCAGACCTTCATCAGCGTCTTCACCGACGCAGAGCCCGCGTGGCACTGCACCGCCACCACGTGCTCTTCTTCCGGCTCCACCCCTTGCGGCCTCCCTCCTGGCTCGTGGGCTTGGGACTCCCCAGCCCACGCTTCGGTGGTGTCGGAGTGGAGCCTCCAGTGCGCGGGCTCAGCCGTCGTCGGCCTCCCCGCCTCCGCCTACTTCGCCGGCTGCCTCATCGGCGGTCTCCTGCTGTCGACGCTGGCGGACACCGTTCTCGGCCGGAAGACCATGCTCTTTTTCTCCTGCTTCACGATGTCGCTCTCCGCCGCCCTCACGGCGGTGTCCCCAAACCTGTGGGCCTACGCCGCCATGAGGTTCCTCTGCGGTTGCGGGCGTGCCACCGTCGGTACCTCCTCGCTGGTGCTCTCGACGGAGATGGTCGGGAAGAGATGGCGGGAGAAGGTCAGCATCAGTTCCTTTTTCTGCTTCACGCTCGGCTTCCTCTCCCTGCCCGCCTTGGCCTACCTCAACCGCGGGGCGTCGTGGAGAACGCTCTATCTGTGGACTTCGATTCCCTGTTTCTTCTACTCTGTTTTGATATATTTCTGGATCAATGAATCCCCGCGATGGCTTCTCGTGCGCGGTCGCCGCGACGAGGCCATCCAAGCGCTCAAGAGAATGGCAGCGGCTGGCGATCGCAATGATGCGATCACCTCCAGCTTCTCGAAATTGATAGTGGAAGAGAACGCCAGTGACGTCAACGTCGACGTCTTCTCCGCCATGAAAATGCTCTGTGAAAAACGATGGGCGCTTCGCCGTCTACTCGCCACCATGAGTGCCGGCTTCGGCCTCGGACTTTTATACTACGGGATGCCGCTCAACGTGGGCAACCTCGACTCTGATCTTTACCTCAGCGTCACCTTCAACGCGTTGGCCGAGCTTCCCTCGTCGTTGATCACCCTGTTTCTCATCGGCAGAGTGAACCGGAAGAGCTCCACGGTGGCTTTCGCCACCGCGAGCGGGGCGTTCAGCTTCGCGTGTGTGGCGGTGACGGCGGAGCCGTGGCAAATGGCGGCGGaggtagtttccttcttctccGCCTGCACGGCCTTCAACTTCCTGCTCATCTACTGCATCGAGCTGTTCCCGACGTGCGTGAGGAACTCGGCCATCGCGATGCTGAGGCAGGCGGTGGTGCTGGGTGGGGTGTTGGCGCCGATGCTGGTGGCGGAGGGAAGGAGGCGGAGCTTCATGTCGTTTGGCGTGTTCGGAGTCGTGGTCTGTTCCTGCGGGATGTTCGTGGCATGCCTGCCGGAGACGAGAGGGAGGAGCATGTGCGATACCATGGAGGAAGAAGAGTCCAAGCAGATGAAGAACGCTTCCTCAAACACTCCATGA